One part of the Ornithodoros turicata isolate Travis chromosome 2, ASM3712646v1, whole genome shotgun sequence genome encodes these proteins:
- the LOC135384213 gene encoding intraflagellar transport protein 70A-like, which produces MSHLAGSIKDGEYTKVIYTLIKEGHYKEAIVILNEQLQSSPTSRAALSLLGYCYFHVQDFVNAANCYEQLAAIFPENPEYKLTYAQSLYQACLYQEAMRVSCQIEDPEYQPHVIKLQAAIKYGEDDLSGAKGLVEQFQRDDPDTEVNLGCLAYKEGRYDEACSRFTTALQTEGYNAHLSYAVALCHYQRQQYAPALQHIADIIERGIRDHPELSVGMATEGIDVRSVGNTATLHETALVEAFNLKAAIEYRLQNAEAAREALTDMPPRSEEELDPITLHNQALLNMENSPAEGFEKLQFLLCQPPFPPETFGNLLLLYCRYDYHDLAADLLAENAELSYRHLSPYLYDLLEALIAAQTCPDEAYSKLDAMAAKQTEVLRRLKRKVQEAQQGGKDAAVREYDAALERYLPVLMAQARLFWDAGQYGPVEQVFRKSVEFCNDHDVWRLNVGHVLFMQDNKFKEAAGFYEPLVQKKFERILDVSPVVLANLCVAYIMTSQNEEAEELMRKIEKEEEQLAYEDPDRKIFHLCIVNLVIGTLYCAKGNYDFGISRVIKSLDPFPKKLGTDTWGYAKRCFLSLLENLAKQVILISDAVLQDCLLFLDQCEAHGRDVLAALEPPLHDRALHPGRNTVAYEARQLKALVLKLAVLN; this is translated from the exons ATGTCCCACTTGGCAGGATCGATCAAGGACGGCGAGTACACCAAAGTAATATATACATTAATCAAGGAAGgtcactacaaagaggctattGTTATCCTCAATGAACAACTCCAGTCCAGCCCCACGTCTCGCGCCGCACTCTCGCTTCTTGGCTACTGCTATTTTCACGTCCAAGACTTCGTCAACGCCGCAAATTGCTACGAACAGCTGGCCGCGATTTTTCCGGAAAATCCCGAGTACAAACTGACGTACGCCCAATCTCTATATCAGGCCTGTCTCTACCAGGAGGCCATGAGAGTGAGCTGTCAGATCGAAGACCCCGAGTACCAGCCCCACGTGATCAAACTCCAAGCCGCCATCAAGTACGGCGAAGATGATTTAAGTGGCGCTAAAGGTCTCGTAGAACAATTCCAACGTGACGACCCCGACACCGAAGTGAACTTGGGCTGTTTGGCGTACAAAGAAGGCAGGTACGACGAGGCCTGCTCCAGGTTCACGACCGCATTGCAGACGGAAGGCTACAATGCCCACCTGTCGTACGCTGTAGCTCTCTGTCACTACCAACGGCAACAATACGCACCGGCGCTACAACATATCGCCGACATCATCGAACGTGGCATTCGGGACCACCCCGAACTCAGCGTCGGCATGGCTACGGAGGGCATCGACGTAAGGAGCGTCGGGAACACGGCCACGCTTCACGAAACGGCTCTCGTGGAAGCGTTCAACTTGAAAGCGGCCATCGAGTACCGTCTACAGAACGCGGAAGCCGCGCGCGAGGCTCTCACGGACATGCCACCACGCTCGGAGGAAGAACTGGACCCAATCACGCTCCACAACCAAGCCTTGCTGAACATGGAAAATTCGCCAGCAGAGGGCTTCGAGAAACTCCAGTTTCTATTATGCCAACCGCCATTCCCGCCTGAAACGTTTGGTAACTTGCTTCTGCTGTACTGTCGCTATGACTACCACGACTTGGCTGCCGACCTGCTGGCTGAAAACGCTGAACTCTCTTACCGTCACCTGTCGCCGTACTTGTATGATCTGTTGGAAGCTCTCATTGCTGCACAGACCTGTCCCGACGAGGCTTACAGTAAACTGGATGCCATGGCAGCGAAGCAGACGGAAGTTCTCCGTCGGCTCAAGAGGAAGGTTCAAGAAGCCCAGCAAGGCGGTAAGGACGCGGCAGTAAGGGAATATGACGCCGCGCTGGAACGCTACCTTCCGGTGCTTATGGCGCAGGCGCGCCTGTTCTGGGATGCAGGGCAGTATGGTCCCGTGGAACAG GTCTTCCGGAAGTCCGTCGAGTTCTGCAACGACCACGACGTCTGGCGGCTGAACGTGGGTCACGTGCTCTTCATGCAAGACAACAAGTTCAAAGAAGCCGCAGGGTTCTACGAACCTCTGGTACAGAAGAAGTTCGAGCGCATCTTGGACGTCAGTCCCGTGGTCTTGGCGAACCTGTGCGTGGCCTATATCATGACGAGCCAGAATGAGGAAGCGGAAGAACTCATGAGGAAGATTGAAAAGGAGGAAGAACAGTTGGCGTACGAAGATCCAGATCGAAAAATCTTTCATCTATGCATCGTCAATTTAGTGATCGGAACGCTGTACTGCGCCAAGGGGAACTACGACTTCGGCATTTCGAGAGTGATCAAAAGTTTGGACCCGTTTCCGAAAAAGTTGGGAACGGACACGTGGGGATACGCGAAACGGTGCTTCTTGTCCCTCCTGGAGAACCTGGCCAAGCAGGTGATCCTGATTAGCGACGCGGTCTTGCAGGACTGCCTGCTCTTTCTGGATCAGTGCGAGGCCCACGGAAGGGACGTTCTCGCAGCTCTGGAGCCCCCGTTGCACGACCGCGCGCTGCATCCTGGGAGGAACACAGTGGCGTACGAAGCGAGACAGCTGAAAGCGCTTGTGCTAAAGTTGGCGGTGTTAAATTAA